The sequence below is a genomic window from Macadamia integrifolia cultivar HAES 741 chromosome 1, SCU_Mint_v3, whole genome shotgun sequence.
AAGAATCTCGCAtgtttcattcattttcttatCTATAAATATAAACTTGAAATCGGACCAAATGGACCAAACCTGATAGTAGCACGATTAaacaatgattaaaaaaaaaaaaaaaaaaccttataagGAACAGGACCAAATTAGGTCAAAACTGAAAAACTTCGTTAATGATTTGGTTTCAGAATGACCCAATAATAGAGCAAAATTGATTCacattaatgatttttatttttatttatttattttaagggtTGGATAAGCTTGAGTCCATGGTTGGTAATTTAATATTTGAGGAAACGCTGGGTATGCTGCTGGATGCTTAGCCTATGTCACTCTATCTCAATCTCTCATTCCAAAATGACCCCATGCCTCTCCCCTCTCAGCCCTCTATTGGTTGAGCCGATAGCTCCAAAAAAGTTAATAGAGTGCCAACATCTGCCTATAATATATATACCGTTGTTTTTCCTATAAAAATATCGTAACTGTCGAAAGTCGAAGTACAAAAATTTAGTTTCGTTCTTGTGATAAATCATGGGAAAATTCTTCGATATCTAaagttaagggtgtcaattgagaTAGTTTCTAATGGGTTATGATTCCAAATGGTGAATCCTATAACCGTTTGTTTTGGACCAATTTGAAGCTTTctgaattaatttttctttaattttttcccctacgtttatttatttatttatgggatACCTATGTTTGGTTGATCTGCTGAGAGATCCTATTTACAGATTActcataaaaaagaaacaagtgCTGTCCCTGTGGAGTGATATCAAGCACTCAATCCTCACTTGTGAGCATTGTTATATGATGAAGCATTTAGATTATGTTGGAGTGCTAGCTCTGCtgacttttctttattttttgtgtttacttgaatataattttttttttggtgaaagattACTTGAATATAATTTATATTCACAAAAAGAGGGAAGGGACGGGGGTTTAGGTCAATTCCATGACCATTTATACTTAAAAATATTGAATATATGCATATGGTAGTTGGTTGGATATTACCAACCACTTTTTAAATCTCTTTCTGACTAGGCTATGATGCAACCATGTCCAATGGATAAAATGCTACCACTTCACTTTATTAGACATAGAAAAGAGTATCCTTAATGGTGTTACATTTTAACAAATCTATCAAATCAAATTATTAATTGGATTAGATCACTAAGAGTGTATCCTTAATGGGATCACCCCTTCATGATCtcaaatcacaaattaaacaaaagaaaaagaaaactatcaAACGATCAATAATGGTGGTCGTAAGTTGAGTGAAAGTGACTAATGAGAGTGCAAACGTAATTAGTGTGTTCTCTTATCCTTTACGACTCTTATATATATGTGAGTGATCAATTTCATTATTGTCCTTTCATTTGGCCTAACTTAGAAGATGATTGAGCTAGCTAGCTCATTGTACTATCTTAGTAGATTGGcagagaaagaaaacttggTGGAAGGTTTCTTAATTACCAACTCTTGCATCATATAATATTTCAAAACAAAACATGATGGGTAGAGATTATGGTAGTTAGAGGGTTGGACCCCACCATTTGATAGGATGATAATAACCATTTGATTCTATGATCCTATGGATTGCACTCATCTAAAGCTTAGTAAGAATTAGAATTAGAATACACATATACAATCTAGATGTAAAGGGTTATAGAGGTGCATATAGTTTTTACATCGGTTAGTTCAGGCCCTTGATGTCAATATATGCTTAAAATCTCTCTTCACCAAAATTTTCAAGATTTTAGGTTGGACCCTCCAAGATGGTATAGAACCAAGGTCTATTTGTTATAAATTACCTGAGGGGAACTCTTGAAAAGTTATATTTTAGATATAAATCATGGAATCAGTACCCCCGTAAAATATATAATCCACAACAATTGATGAACATTTAAAATCCATGTAGAAGGCAATAGCATTGGCAACGTTGGGTTCCTCTGTTTAGCAGAAATtcatggatttattttattatgtagCCATCCTTGGCtggatggtggtggtgatgagtGGATTAGTGGCCGCATATAATTAAATTAAGCAAAGCTAAGAGAAATACCTAGGGGCTGCTACTATTCTCATTTTTCGGTGGATTTTATACTTTTGCATCTATCCATTAATTTGTGTGAAAATTGTCTATAGATATTGCATcggtgcaatgagcatcgggTAGCTGGAGCCCCTACGATGTGTGTCCATTTACCttttttctaattaattttCACAATAACAAATAGATTAAAACCTAAATTACTTACATTTTAAGCAATCATTTTCAGTTTTCCCAGAACTCACAAGCTTCATCAAAACAGAGGAGTCatctttttttgctaagaaaAAACAGAGGAGTCATTTAAGCCACATAAACTTCTAAAAAATTCGGAGAGAGACTTGGAAACTGACTCACTTGTTATTCAATTCATACAATTGAGAAAGAACCCTATAGGATTAGTCTCTCCCATACAACAAcaaatcagagagagagagagagagagagagagagagagagagagagagagagagagagagagagagagagagagagataaaaaagTTACATAAGGCATaatcaaaaaaattagaagaaagatTTAACTGCTTTGAACAATTGAGAAGGGCCAAACTAACCTAGGGATTATCTTTTAGATAATCCTCATTAAAATCTTCAAAGTGCCAACAACCCCAACACCAACCCGAATCCAACAAGAACAACCGGCAACCCTGCGACTGAATTCCGGCTAGAACTTGAGTAATATGGGTCAAATGGATACAGATTCCCCGGTGGACCAGTTATATAATATAAAGGCGCTGGCGGGCTTTTAACTGATGGTGGTGGAGGGCAATTCTGAGTGTTAGAGCTTGCCGGAGGAggtggcggcggcggcggcaaAGGCGGAGAGTGCTGCTCACATGGTGTGCACTTAATTCCAGTGTCTGGCGTCCCAGACACGGTGCTATCGTCAAGCTTCCTCGATGTGGAGCCATAGATTGGAGTAGTCCAGACAGCAACCATCATAAGAATCACCACTGCTACTAGACTTGTCGATGGCAACATCTTTAGATTGTGGGTTATTCTATCTGGTGGTTCTCTTCTCTGATGTGATCTGATGGCTTCTTGATAGAgaaagaagtgaagaagaagaagaagaagaagaagaagaagtaaaagaagaaaagaggtgGAAATTAAGAGGTATGAGCGTTTTGGTTAACTACGTTAGGTGCATGGGAAAGGCCGGTTCTTTGCTTTGGTCATTTGGTTTTGTAAGGAcaaagagctctctctctctctctctctctctctctctctctctctctctctctctctctctctctctctctctctctcatacatgtGGGTGTCGTAAAGGTGTGGCCCCACCATCTTGCTCCTTTTTTGGGTAAAACCCCACCATCTTACTCATATACcttatataactttttttttttttttctaattcattAATCAATTTCTATGTATGATCATCCCTTAATTTCCTTCAATTATTGAACCCCATTAATATATTTGCTGTAACGTATTTTGTATTAAGGCGGTTGAACCCACCGTCATCTAGGAGGGTTTTAACTTTGAAACAATGATAACCCACTTACCACAGCTTTCTAATCAATCACAATCATTGAGATTTTTGACAAGTCAACAATCAGAAGCAGGATTATGAAATGATTTCTGATGATCAGATGGAACAAATAGCTTATATATTCCATCATTGTTGCATTTGTGAGAAGCTTTATAATTAAATGGCTAAAGCTACACATAAGGAATCATATGCCTTGCAAAGGTGCTGAGCCAGTAgggcttcttttctttctaaaagGGAACTTTGTACAGTTCATCTCCATCCAATAGAGGGGAGAAATAAAGCCAGTTGTACTTTGAGGCTTTATTCCTCACATATCCTTCACTACTTTCATAATAGTGATGACTAAAACAATTGGCCACACAACCCTTGTGCTATATATCAACCTAGCTACTACCTTTTTACTCTGATTGCATGAAACACATGACCAATGAAGTCAAAGCCAAAGTCCTGTAGAAATATAGGATATATATACTAATTGAATGGTCAGGATCAAGCCATCTATGTGGACCCACCACGTATTTGTTCTATACAAATAAAGAAACCCAACTGGAACTCTAGGACAACCCAACGCCACATGAATACAGACTAGTTGTGAGTGGCCTAGAAGAGTGGTAGAAAATTTGTAACtaaatatatataggaaaatgaTCAATCACAGAAATAGAGTCTATCAACTATAGCCAGCCAAGCCCAAATAATGGATGCccttttctagaaacaaatcaTATACAATGAGGAACTATGTCATTTATACAGCTCAAACACCATCATCCATCCAATCCCAGAGACAAAATGGTCTTTAATTACTAGTACAAACTTGTTCAATTCCATTGCTCTATATTGataatcaaatttaaaaagatGAATTAAGTTCTCATACGATCTTGATCCACATGGGTTCTCGAGAACCTAATCAGCACTCATTAAAAAAGAATTCTTGTATGTAACTTAAAAAAATGTGCTAAAAAGGGCAAGTCCAGTTAAAGAAGTAAATAGAGGGCGTTTTGATGGAATTAATTGAATTAGGTAAGAAGGGGTCATAAGGTAGATTATAAAGATTAATCTATAGTTGGGTATTTGTTATTTAGTCATATATATGGACAGAGATAGACCAAAGAGCAGAAAGGAGGGAGGAactagggaaggaaaagaggggTTGGCTTTTATAACTCTATTAAGTCTTCTAATGACTTGGAGTTGTAGAATGGGCAAAAGGAACAAAAAGATTGGCATAGGGAATCCCACAATTCAATGATGAGTGgttgagaaggaaagaaggaagaaaggggaGAGGAGCATAAAAGCCCACCGCCCCATCGCCCCACCTAATTGCCACCTTAGAAgcatatttttaatttctttttaaattttcattcgCCTTCTTCCTGGACTATTCCTTACCATATGGGTCCAGTGTTTCAAGTCTTTTCATTCTGGTGTGCCCAActaatttttttaacaaagttTGGAGTCCATCAAATTTGCATTTCCTAAACAAAAGAACATTGCTTCCTTAGAACAGGCTCGCTAGCCGGGTTAGGTTCAGTGTATATTGCTTCAGTGTTCTCCAATCCTTGTACTATGGGGGAAAATTGATAATCCTGAATATAGTAATCACTGGAGTCTAAAATTAAACCTTAAGAAATTGTCTACTCCTAGGATTGACTAAACATGAGCATTTTACCCCTTTGGAGTGGGGCTGAAATTATTAGTTGATGCTGGGTAGgagtgcaagtttggccttgtcAGCCCAAGCCTACCCTGAATCTGAACAGGACTTGGGCTGAGATACCTTGGCCCTGAGATAGATTAGGGCAGGGAATTTCTAGCCCTGAGTTAGGGAGGGCTTGTGCTAGGGTTGAGCCTAGACTTTTCTTCGGcatcttctgtttttcttcctGATCTTCTTCTCAGCCCAGCCTCGCCCGTGCATGTCCCTTCCCCCTCACTATGGTTAGGGCCAGTTAGGCCGGCTTGGCCTTGATGGCAAATTAAGGTTGGATCGATCTCTCTATGTTATTTGTGTCTGATATCGTGAAGAGGCAAAAGTTTTTGATCTTCTACTTCCCTTAGACTCCTTCCTTTTATCATAATATTCATgatgatttatatatatatatatatatatgtaccaaatttatgactatcaggtaaatgactggattgccccagtcctctgccggtctttcaatatcaaatggtgggacaactgcgatgtctccaaatgtgaaaaaagtgcattaatcaaaagcctcacaggtctcctgcctgttccaaaaatccaaagctcatccaaatcaagcaccaaaagtgagaaggaagcccttcgtgcTCGTTTAGCAGAGCTCGGTTCCGACTCGACAATGAAGATAGTGCTGTggctaccttgcttgtttctggctttacaggccaactcaaaggttggtgggattatgtcctgaatatgtatacatatatatatatatatatatatatttttaatggcAAATTAAGGAACCATGTTaagtccaatttttttttttaatttttagtatACCATATTTAAAACATCTTAGAATTTGAATGGCAATGTTCTAAATACAATTAAACATTTTGATAatggccaaaaaaaaatatacaattttaaacatataaatttaaaaaatctagaacaaaaaattcaatatttaaGCATAAATTGTAGGACCAATACATgttatattaattaaatattaatatttgatgTGTGAGCCATAAGCctatataataatatttttttaattaagatttaagatctttaaaaaAATGTCCATTTTTCCACTAAAAAAATGTCAATTGTTCtaacaaactatgatgatctatACACAACAacgtaagaaaaaaaatcaacctaTATGATGGGATGGGGACTGCACGCATAGACAGTGTGAGATGGGGTGGAATGACTACTTGTGCGGGAAAGGAACCTAATTCAGAAAATTGATCATGGCAAGATGTTCGGATTTTCCTTCCTTGAGCGGTGGGCACAAAATCACAGAGACATGATGCACTCTAGGATGTATAGGGGAATTTGGAAACTGAGTAGTGATATATAGTGGCATCTAAGATGCTAGATTTCTATTAGAAGCCCAAAAAGAATTGGAAGAGGCCTAACAAATTTTCTTCCCATCGGATATAACATCATATCCTGACCACATGAGGAGGTAGTATTAGCTTTAGTGAAGATCAATTCTTCTTCAAAGGTTATAGGTGTGGAGTGTTTAGTTCCTTCTTTTTCAAAGCTCTATTTCCACTTCTATAGCTGCAATATTGCTCAAGCACGAATAGTATGGAAGCTGCTCATTTTCTTGGTTAGAGTTGTGTGTTCTCACATCTCTCagattatttataaaaaaagaacTTTCGTTAAAAATTTATAGCAAAACTCAATATAAGTAATTTATCGAAATACCCATCTAGCTCTGAAAAAAGTCTTCTCGGGAACATGTCAGATTGTTGAGGCCCATCAATAATAATGTTAACGTGCAACGTGGATGGATTCCTTTGGACTTTGAGGCCTTCAACCTTTTAACGGTCTTTCAGGATCAGCTCACTTATGCAAAcaacaaaatacaagacattgcATCCACAAGATAATACAACGAAGTGACGTTCATACCCCACcttgagagggggggggggtttgtagAAAAAGATATGATGTTCGCGCCTCAAATCCCTAACTCTACATAAAAAGAGTGCAAACTGGTTCCCATCGGTTCTGGTGATCGAAAATTATCATTTGTAAACTTCCCTCCCTCTCAATTAATTCATTCACCAATTATTAGAGTGTGAATTGATACGAGAACCATTATCGTATGGTCTGATCCACACAGAAGGAATCATCTAAGGAAGAGTTCTATGTGGATCAGTCCTGTACGAAAACTTGATCTTCTGCTCTCTACCCAAGATTGATGTTCCATCATAAATTATCATAAATCAATGCATTCTATACGTTTATTTACCATAAAACCTATtaagattctttctttctttgtaattggTGAAGTATGAAGGGCAGTTTGTGATAATAACAGATTGAATAATTGATGGACCCTTCCTTAATCAATATACCGAATAAACCGATATAGATGCATTTACTTGCTTTGTGACTGGTGGAGTGAGGTACAGTGGTGGACCATAATTTGCAACACCCACATGCATTTCCATGCAAGAACTTGGGTTTCGCTTTCAAGACCATCCTAATCGTATCGTCATTGTATTCACCATAGTGTACAACTACTGGTGTgaaaacctagcccgaaccaGTGGAATTGAATCAATCGACTAAAACCAGTACGAGTTTATTAGAATTATGTTTCAGACTCGGGGTTTTTGAGattaaaatcaaatcagatcggACCAGAATCGAAAAGACACTGAATCAAACTTtaaaaatcgaatcaaaatcgatATAAGTGCCCAATAACAAATCAATACTAGCTTTcacctaaaaaaagaaaaaaagaaattaatactaacccaaaattcaaacttttttttgaCATATAATTACCAGACTAATGGAAACAAAATTGAACACAAATCGAGAATGTGGATATTGGGTCACATAGGACCTAATCTATAGTTTTATTGGTTGATTCCATTTGTGTGGATTAGTCCTGTAATGATTCTCATATGAGGACTTGATCCGTTTTTCACAAATTGAAATCATACTGCTATGACACTCTTATTGGATCATGCTTTGATTCCAATAATTCTCACATCAACACCAATGAAATTTAATTGAAAGTGGTCcaaaccaaccgattgacacccctacatataATAGGTAAAGAGGCCATAAAAGTTGAAACAGTCTTTTCGTTAAGCCCCAGAACTAAACTATCTGCCAACCAAATTACCTAACAAAACGACCTTTCACTACCTTCTACACAGCTAGTGCCCcccgggttgaaatcgtctgcaatttcgatctcatacaatttcgtgagataccaccttcagggggtgacgcgtgtattgataccaatgcaatggtccagatctggtacaactaataaaaccttaaatcagtgaagagtcatttaaatcagatctggaccattgcattggtatcactACACGTGTTACCTCCtcaaggtggtatttcacggaattgtacaagatcggaattgcagaagATATTTTTTCCAGtgcctccctccctccctccctccctccctccctctgcAACTAAATTCTAAACAAGGCAAACCCCTCACATTTCTCCTGCACCACTTCCTCATATATCCCTTCGACCTATCCATTAAAGATCAAGAAGAACGTCAATAAGTTCAGACACTTTAGATCATTTGAAGTTTGTCTGAAAATGTCTTTACCTCCAGTGCTCCTACTTATGGCTCTTCTCATGGTTGCAATCACAGCTCCGATCAACAGCTCGACCACTTCAAAGAAGCTCAATGATCAGTTATCCGTGCCTGAGGCTGGGACACCCGTAACAGGAATCAAGTGTACGACGTGCTCTTGTCAGAACCCATGTAACAAACTtactccaccaccaccaccaccaccgccgcctccgtctcctcctcctcctccaagtTATCAAACTCCAACGAGCCCATCCATGCAGTACTGTCATAAACCACCGCCGCCACCACCATTTTATTACGTAACAGGTCTGCCTGGGAGTTTATATTCCGTTGATCCAGACTATTCTGGTGCAGGTCAGGATTTTCTTTTTGGCTCAGTGGTTTTAGTAGGATTTCAGTTGCTAGCCATGTTGGTTCTTTGGAGAATGTGAGGGGCTACACACAGTATAGACCTTAAACTTTCATGGGTTGATGAATTAAGAATTTTCCTGGTTCTAAGGTGAATCTAATTGTTAGGTTGGTACTTTGGTTTGCACTGTAAACTATAattattttacaattttatcACTCTTTAGCTGTTTGTTGTGTCACTGcttagactctctctctctctctctctctctctctctctctctctctctcatatttttgtacacttttttaatttaattgcgTAGAAACTAGAGAGAGAAATTGGGTTTCCTGATCAAGTTTTTTGCAGTTTAATAGAGACTTTTAAAATCCGAAGTGAAGCTGGAAACAAGAAAACTAATTATGCTTTGTTGTTTCATTTTGGATGGAATcaatgtggagagagagagagagagagaaggttgaACAATAATTGAATCTTTAGTTTTGAAGgctttctcttctctatttatTGAAGATAATGTATCCGTTAACCAGTTTAGATTCTTTCTAATTCTTAATTTTGCAATTCTTTTTGTGCATATAATCTctgtatattttcaaaatccaacgATTGTAAAAATTTGGGGtcaaaatgaatttttatttcaaaaaattacAATCATTGGATTTTAAAATATACAGATGTCACGTGCATAGAAAGGATTACCTAAAAATTACACAATTAAGAATTAGAGAGAATCAGGATACACCCCCAGGTATAGGTGCTTCCACTGATACAATAGATAAAAAGATTAAAGATTCCAATCTAAGTTATAGAAACGCACTTGCACAATTTTTTTTCGTCACTACTTTATTCCATTAGGAAAGATATCTTGTTTCATGGGCCCGAGTCCAAGCCCAAATATGTGTCACTACTTAGTACTTATGCCCGAAAGAATTAGAACGTGACCAAGCACAAAAAACTGTCCGGCGAAACTGAGAATCAAAATGTAAAGATCTGGGCTGCGTTACCTCGCCTCGATGCATCGATACCCGGGACACGCAGATGTGAGAAGTACCCTAGACTCACCTCAGATATATGGGAAGAGGGATACTTCTATTCAAAAATTAATAACAAAACATGTAGGTTTATTAGATGGGTAGGTATAATTAAGTTCAAACCTActaattttgtaatttattttcttatcttgtTTAAGTACACCTTTCATTTTTGTGTCACCTACCGTTGGTGGTCCAAAGTTGGCATGATTAATGGGCCACTTAAAGAGGTCTTATTGCCACTATGCCCCATTTTACTCTTGACTAACGCCAAGCTCAATGCATCTGTAGCATTTAGGATCATTATTTAATTTTCGAGAAAAGGCTAGGCATGCTGACACACTGTCggcctctctcctcccttattTTTCATTCACCATGGCTGAATGGTTTCCTTCCATCATTGTCAGCTATCTTTCTTGTGTGAATTCCGTTTGAAGTGTTTGAAGTTTTTATTTGTTAGGAGAAGGAACTATACGCTAATCTCATATATTGGCATCTTAAAATTAAAACATCCCTCTTGGTGGGTGTTAAGAGTGTACAACAAAGGTCAGGGTAACAACAATTGCCTAGCAtaattggtgagttgtggtgtatAAAAATCTCATGCTTACCTtcgaggtctcaagttcaaacctcctGACTGTTACATCCTTCCCTCCCtatatttaacataagaaaaaagatggaacaTCAACACTTACGTGCTTTCTTAAGAATAGAAATCTCAGCTTTTCATGTTAAATTATGAGCTACAAATATAAAAGACTTATCCTGATTTAGAATGGTTATAGAGCCAATAGAAGTCATCAAGCTAGAAATATCAATATCATGCATATTTGATAAActgtttaaattttttattatatttgataATAATACTTTtacatatgatttttttttttttactttaaaaatCGAGCGATGCAAAGtcaagtaaaatttaataatcaaacaaGGAATAGTTTGGAGTTAATGACATAAATATGTAAGGTAATACTTAAAAagtttattttttggatttgaaagttcgatttccttctttttaattcCATTGCAAACAAATGGAGCCAAAGTGATGACACCAGAAACTGCATCTCACATTCTATATTATTTAAATCATATGATAAAGACCCAATGAAAAAACGCCTTTATTGATGAAAAAGGAAGATAGAAAATGTAGAAAAAACCAGCACCCCCTACAATAACAAAGAAGGCAAGACAagttgaagagaagaaaattaataatttaaatCTTGAAAAGTGCATTGAACTAGTGCAGGAAGAATTCTTTGGTTGAGGGGAGATAACTGACACAGACGAGGAAGGatatttttttacctttaactaaaaattaagaataataataacTGTCAAATCGTGGGTTTTCCTTCTCTCCttgtgaaaggaaaaaaaatttccttccttaATGTTTAAGTCTATGTGACCAATTAGATTTGAATTTGCAGGAAATATTTTATTCCCTTGTTGAAATTTATGGATTTTTCTAAGTTGAGATCATCTTTAGCACTACAAAGGAGCCTGATCCGATTTTCCTTCACTCCATATGAAAAGGAcaactttttcccttttgttaaAGCTCTAGTCTTAAAAGCCAGTTGCTTTGAATTTTGGGGAAATACTCTATTGTCTTGATGGAATTGGCAACAACTATCGCAGCCCTATTTAATATATACAATGAATGATGTATTCACCATGTGAAAATGTTTGACAATGTCTTCCAATTTTATGTGATTGTGAAGCATTAAACAAAACGCATTAATAAGGCAattaaaaaaaagcaagaaagtgTGACAGCTTTAGTGAACAGAAGTCTATGACCCGgatcagggtttttttttttttttggtgagaccCGAATCAGGTTACATACATTACAAATGGATGGTTTGATAAACCACTCCTCTAAAAGAATCTTAGATCTGTTGGGAGAAAAGTTCACATCGATTAACCTTGATACCTTCCATTCCTTCATACACTTATGAGTCCCTCTATCCAACAGTTCTAGCTTTTGGATTGAATATTTATATAATATCGAAAT
It includes:
- the LOC122082362 gene encoding leucine-rich repeat extensin-like protein 2, which encodes MLPSTSLVAVVILMMVAVWTTPIYGSTSRKLDDSTVSGTPDTGIKCTPCEQHSPPLPPPPPPPPASSNTQNCPPPPSVKSPPAPLYYITGPPGNLYPFDPYYSSSSRNSVAGLPVVLVGFGLVLGLLAL
- the LOC122084335 gene encoding leucine-rich repeat extensin-like protein 1; the encoded protein is MSLPPVLLLMALLMVAITAPINSSTTSKKLNDQLSVPEAGTPVTGIKCTTCSCQNPCNKLTPPPPPPPPPPSPPPPPSYQTPTSPSMQYCHKPPPPPPFYYVTGLPGSLYSVDPDYSGAGQDFLFGSVVLVGFQLLAMLVLWRM